In a single window of the Pelodiscus sinensis isolate JC-2024 chromosome 18, ASM4963464v1, whole genome shotgun sequence genome:
- the NPEPL1 gene encoding putative aminopeptidase NPEPL1 yields MANVQLEFQASAGEADPQSRPLLVLGQLSNLHRLPWAQLRGKLQPRVTEEIWQAALSTLNPNPTDSCPLYLNYATVAALPSRVSRHNSPSAAHFITRLVRNCLPGGTNRCIVMVCERAEVFASACALARAFPLFTHRSSASRRTEKKTVTVEFFLVGQNNGPIEVSALKCLTSATEGVRLAARIVDTPCNEMNTSSFLEEIKKVGKDLGIVPSIICGEELNEKGFGGIYGVGKAAVHPPALAVLSHTPEGATQTIAWVGKGIVYDTGGLSIKGKTTMPGMKRDCGGAAAILGAFKATVKQGFKDNLHAVFCLAENSVGPNATRPDDIHVLYSGKTVEINNTDAEGRLVLADGVAYACKDLGADIILDMATLTGAQGIATGKYHAAVLTNNEDWEKACVIAGRNCGDLVHPLIYCPELHFSEFTSAVADMKNSVADRENSPSSCAGLFIASHIGFDWSGVWVHIDIAAPVHAGERATGYGVALLLSLFGRASEDPLLNMVSPLGCTGDSPDDEMERDSKRRRLV; encoded by the exons ATATGGCAGGCTGCATTAAGCACTCTGAATCCAAATCCTACCGACAGCTGTCCCCTGTACCTGAACTACGCCACAGTAGCTGCTTTACCTTCCAGGGTTAGCAGACACAATAGCCCATCTGCAGCTCACTTCATCACCCGCCTTGTTCGAAACTGTCTTCCAGGAGGCACCAACAGATGTATTGTT ATGGTCTGTGAGCGCGCCGAAGTCTTTGCCTCAGCTTGTGCTTTAGCCAGGGCATTCCCTCTGTTCACACACCGGTCCAGTGCATCTCGGCGCACAGAGAAGAAAACTGTAACTGTGGAGTTTTTCCTGGTTGGACAGAACAATGGGCCTATAGAAGTGTCAGCGCTTAAA TGTTTGACAAGTGCAACAGAAGGCGTGAGGCTGGCGGCACGCATTGTGGACACCCCGTGCAATGAGATGAACACTAGCAGCTTCCTGGAG GAAATCAAAAAAGTTGGCAAGGATCTTGGGATTGTTCCAAGCATTATTTGTGGCGAGGAGCTGAACGAGAAGGGGTTTGGAG GTATCTATGGAGTCGGCAAAGCAGCTGTACATCCCCCTGCCCTAGCAGTACTCAGCCACACCCCGGAAGGTGCAACACAAACCATTGCATGGGTTGGGAAAGGTATTGTGTATGACACCGGAGGCCTCAGCATTAAGGGAAAG ACCACTATGCCTGGCATGAAACGTGACTGTGGTGGAGCAGCTGCTATTTTGGGTGCCTTCAAAGCCACGGTAAAGCAA GGCTTTAAAGACAATCTTCATGCTGTTTTTTGCTTGGCTGAAAATTCTGTCGGGCCTAATGCAACAAGACCTGATGACATCCATGTCCTTTACTCAGGAAA aaCTGTAGAAATCAACAATACTGATGCAGAGGGCAGGCTGGTGCTGGCTGATGGAGTAGCCTACGCATGCAAGGATCTTGGAGCAGATATCATTCTTGACATGGCCACTCTCACTGGCGCTCAG GGAATTGCCACagggaaataccatgctgctgtCCTCACCAACAATGAAGACTGGGAGAAGGCCTGTGTTATAGCTGGCAGGAACTGCGGAGACCTGGTCCATCCTCTCATATATTGTCCTGAACTCCATTTTAGTGAATTTACCTCTGCTGTAGCCGATATGAAGAACTCTGTGGCA GATAGAGAGAATAGTCCGAGCTCCTGTGCTGGGCTTTTTATTGCTTCTCACATTGGTTTTGATTGGTCTGGTGTCTGGGTCCATATAGACATTGCAGCACCTGTCCATGCG GGCGAACGAGCTACTGGCTATGGAGTGGCTTTGTTGCTGTCCCTGTTCGGCCGTGCATCGGAAGATCCTCTGCTAAACATGGTGTCCCCCCTAGGATGCACTGGAGACTCTCCAGATGATGAGATGGAGAGAGATTCTAAAAGGCGGCGCCTTGTTTAA